The window GCTGTCGACCCCGCCGCTCATCGCCACCGCGGTCAGCTCGCCCGCCATCCGGTCACCTCGATTTTCGCGCGCACCCGCGCCTCGCCGTCGGTCCTGACGGCCGCGAGCCGCGTGTGTTAGAGTACCGGCTTCCCATGAGGGACGCCAAGTGTCCAAGAACGTTGAACTTAAGAACACGATCAACCTGCCGAGGACCGACTTTCCCATGAAGGCGGACCTTCCGCGGCGGGAGCCCACGATCCTGGAGTGGTGGGATCGAGTCGACGCGTACCGGAAAGTGCGCGAGGCGCGACGGGGAATGCCCCCCTTCGTGCTCCACGACGGTCCCCCTTACGCCAACGGGAACATCCACCTGGGACAGGCGCTCAACAAGATCTTGAAGGACTTCGTGGTCAAGTCCCGCTCGATGATGGGACACGACGCACCGTACGTCCCCGGCTGGGACTGTCACGGCCTCCCGATCGAGCACCGCGTGGACAAGGAGCTCGGGAGCGCGAAGGCCGGACTGACGCCGCTCGAGGTCCGCGCGCTCTGCCGCGAGTACGCGGAGAGGTTCATCGGCGTTCAGCGCGAGGAGTTCCGTCGCCTGGGCGTCCTCTGGGACCGGACCCTCGACAACAAGGAGGAAGCGGAGCACGCGGTGAGCCGCCGCGCGATCTACCGGACCATCGACCGCACGTACGAGGCCGAGATCGTCCGCCAGCTCGGGCGGTTCTTCGCGAAGGGAGCGGTGTACTTCGGCGAGAAGCCGGTCCACTGGTGCTTCTCCTGCAAGACCGCGCTGGCCGAGGCCGAGGTCGAGTACGAGGACCGGACCGACCTCTCGATCTACGTGAAGTTCCCGGCGGAGGGGCTCGAGGCGAGGGTGGCCGCGCTGGCCGGGCGGCATGTCGCGCTCGTGGCGTGGACGACGACACCCTGGACGCTCCCGGCCAACCTCGCGGTCTGCCTCCACCCGGACTTCGCCTACGTCGCGGCCGAGGTCGGCGAGGAGACGCTCATCGTCGCCGAGGGACTCTTCGCGTCGGTCGCGAAGGACCTCGGCTGGAAGGGCGCCCGGATCGTCGCGAAGTTCACGGGGCGCGAGCTGGTCGGCGAGGGAGCGGACTGGATCGGGAGCCGCGCGCCGGTGAAGCGGCCGTACGCGGCGCCGTCCGGACCGGCCGCGGGCCCCGGCGTCCTGATCCTGGGCCACCACGTCACCCTCGACGCGGGCACGGGCTGCGTCCACACCGCTCCCGGGCACGGCGCGGAGGACTTCGCGGTGGGACGCGAGTACGGCCTCCTTCCGTTCAACCCCGTCGGGGACGACGGCCGGTTCCTCCCGGAGCGGGTGGGCCCGGACTGGCTCAAGGGTACGTTCGTCCTGGACGCCAACGAGAGGATCGTCGGCGACCTCGCCGAGCGCGGGCTCCTGCTGCGCCGCGACCCGTGCACCCACTCGTACCCTCACTGCTGGCGCTGCAAGAACCCGGTGCTGTTCCGCTCGACCCCGCAGTGGTTCATCTCTCTCGACGCCGACGGCCTGCGCGGGAAGGCCGTGGAGGAGATCCATCGCTCCGGCTGGATGCCCGCGTTCGGCGAGGAGCGGATCGCCCAGATGGTCGCGACCCGGCCGGACTGGTGCATCTCCCGGCAGCGGACCTGGGGGGTGCCGATCCCGCTCGTGGTCTGCGGCGCCTGCTTCCCGGAGGCGCCGGACGCGTTCGTGCGCGACCCGGCGCTCTTCGAGCACCTGGAGCGCGTGTTCCTGGGGGAGGGGTCCGACGCATGGTTCGGCGTCCCCGACGGGGCGCGGCACCGCCCCTACACGAGCGCCGCCGAGCGCCTCGCCCGGCTGGTGCCCTCGGGCGTCGCCTGCCCGAAGTGCGGCGAGCGCGGCCGGCTGCGATTCGAGGAGCACATCGTGGACGTCTGGTTCGAGTCGGGGGTCTCCCACTCGGCGGTCCTCGGCCGCGACGGATCGCTCCCCTGGCCCTCGGACCTCTACCTCGAGGGGCACGACCAGTACCGCGGGTGGTTCCACTCCTCCCTGCTCGTCGCGGTCAACGACCGGGCGCGCGCTCCCTACCGAGCGGTCCTCACCCACGGGTTCACCCTCGACGGCGACGGCAAGAAGATGTCCAAGTCCCTCGGGAACGCGATCTCGCCCATCGACGTCGCGAACGAGCGGGGCGCCGACATCCTAAGGCTCTGGGTGAGCATGGTGGACTTCCTCGAGGACATGCGGCTCTCCGAGGAGATCCTCGACCGAAACGCCGAGGCTTACCGGAAGATCCGGAACACCTTCCGATACCTGCTCGGGAACCTCGACGGCTTCGACCCCGCGAGGGATGCGGTGCCGTTCCCCGAGATGGAGGAGATCGACCGCTGGGCGCTCCACCAGCTCGAGGCTCTCCGCCGAAGGATCCTCGCGGCGTACGAGGCCCGGCAGTACCACGCGGTCTACCACGGGCTCCACAACTTCTGCGCGGTGACCCTGTCGTCGTTCTACCTGGACGTGCTCAAAGACCGGCTGTACACCGCCCCGCGCCGGTCGAGGGCGCGGCGGTCGGCCCAGACCGTGCTGCACCGGCTCGCGACGGACCTCGTCCGGCTCATGGCGCCGCTCCTCTGCTTCACCGCCGACGAGGTGTGGCAGGAGCTGGAGGCGCTCGGCGGCCGCGAGCGCTGGCGAGGCTCAACGGTTCACGCGGAGATGTTCCCGGAGCCGCTGTCGCTGCCGGACGATCCGGGCCTCCTCGATCGGTGGGAGCGGCTCCTCAAGGTGCGCCTCGAGGTCCAGAGGGCGCTGGAGGCGGCGCGCGCCGCGAAGCGGATCGGCGGCTCCCTCGAGGCCAAGGTGCGTCTCGAGGCGCCGGAATCGACGGTCCAGTTCCTGCGGTCGTTCGGGGCCGGGCTCCGGTTCCTGTTCATCACCTCGGGGGTCGAGTTCGGCCCGGTGCCCGACTCCGCGTTCCGGTCCGACGCGGAGGGGGGGCTCGGCATCGACGTGGCGCGGGCCGACGGAGACAAGTGCGCGCGGTGCTGGAACTACACGACCGACGTCGGGACGGACGGTGAGTGGCCGGGAGTTTGCGGCCGCTGCGCGGCCGCGGTCCGGGAGATCGTCGCGTCCCCGGGGGCCGCATGACCCTCGGGGCGGCGATCGCCGGCCGGCGCGGGTACTTCGCGCTGTCCCTCGCCGTCCTGATCGCCGACCAGGCGTCCAAGGTCGTCGCGGACGCCCTGCTCCGCGGCCGGGGCCCGGTGCCGGTGATCCCGGGCTGCTTCAGCCTCTGGTATTCCCGGAACCGGGGCGGCCTGTTCGGCTACTTCGCGGGATGGGAAGACCCGTGGCGCACCGTGCTGCTCACCGTGTTCCCGCTGATGGCCATCGCGGCCATCGCGGTGTTCCTCGTGAGGACCGACGAGCCCGACCGGCGGACCCTGGCCGGCCTCGCCGCGATCCTCGGCGGCGCCACCGGCAACCTGATCGACCGCGCGCTCCGGGGCGAGGTCGTGGACTTCCTCGACGCGTACGTGTCGCACCCCCGCGCCGCGCAGTGGCTGGCCGACCGATTCGGCACCGCACACTGGCCGACGTTCAACCTGGCCGATTCCGCGATCGTGGCCGGCGCCGGCCTGCTGCTCCTCGACCTGGTCCGGCCCGAGCGCGCCGCGCAGGCGCCGGACGGCGGGGCGCCGGAGCCCGCGCCGCGCGCGAGTCGCCCGCCGGGAGAGGAGTAGACTTCCGCCATGCACCCCATCCTCGTGGATTTCGGAACCCACGTTCTCCCGCTCCTCGGGACGACGCACCTGTTCCTCCCGACCTACGGCTTCCTGTTCGCGCTGGGGGTCGTCGCCGGCTGGTGGTGGTTCCTGCGGCGGGCCACGCGGCTCGGCGTGGACCCGGACCGCGCGTTCAACCTGACGTTCTACACGCTGCTCGGCGGACTCCTCGGCGCGAAGGTATCGCTTCTGATCGTGGACTGGCGGTACTACCTCGAGCGCCCGCGGGAGATCCTCTCCACGTTCCGCTCCGCGGGCGTGCTGATGGGCGGGATCCTCGTCGGCGCGGCGGTGTTCGTGCTCTACGCGCTGCGCCAGCGCTTGCCGCTCCACCGGCTGGGCGACGCGATCGCGGCGCCCCTCGCCGTCTCGCAGGCGGTCGGCCGCATCGGCTGCTTCAGCGCGGGGTGCTGCTGGGGCGTGCCGGCCCGCGGGGTCTTCGGCGCTCTGACCTTCACCGACCCTCTGGCCCACGAGCGGACCGGCGTCCCCCTCGGGATCCCGCTGTTCCCGACGCAGCTCGTGGAGATGGCGGCCGATCTCCTGCTGGCCTCGGTCCTGACGGTCCTCTACCGGCGGAAGGTCCGGCCGGAAGGCTCGACGTTCCTGTGGTACGTCCTGCTGTACAGCCTGATCCGCGGCGTGATCGAGATCTGGCGAGGCGACGAGCAGCGCGGCGTGTATTTCGGAGGGGTTCTCTCCACGTCGCAGATCCTCGCGGTCCTCGCCGGCCTGTGGGCGCTGGGCATGCTGGTCTACTACCGCTTCCGGCGCGAGGAGCCCGCCGGTTCGTGACCGGCGAGACGCTGCGCCTCGCGGTGCCCGCCGAAGCCGAAGGCTCGCGGCTCGACGTCTTCCTCGCCGCTCGCGTTCCGGACCGCAGCCGGTCGGCGGTGCGCCGCCTGATCCTCGACGGGCGGGTTCGCGTGAACGGCCGGGCGGCGGCGAAGCCGAGCCACTCGCTCGCCTCCGGCGCCGAGGTCGAGATCGTCCTGCCGCCCCCGCTCCCGCCGGCGCCGCTGCCGGAGCCGATTCCCGTCGACGTGATCTACGAGGACGAGCACCTTCTCGCGGTGCTGAAGCCCGCCGGCCTCGTCGTGCATCCGGGGCACGGCCGCGCGTCCGGGACGCTCGTCAACGCACTCCTCGGCCGCGGCACGCCCCTCGCCCCGGCGGGCGGCGCGTTACGGCCCGGGATCGTCCATCGACTCGACCGCGAGACGTCGGGGCTCGTCCTGGTGGCGAAGACCGATGCCGCGCACCGCGCGCTGTCCGCCGCGTTCGCCCGGCGGGAGATCAGGAAGACCTACGTCGCGCTGGTCTGGGGCCACCCGGACCCCCGGAGCGGGACCATCGATCGCGGGATCGGACGGAGCCGTTCCGACCGCACGCGGATGTCGGTGAGCGCGAGCAGGAGCCGACGCGCCGTCACGTCCTACCGCACGATCGAGGCGCTGCCGGGGTTCGCGCTCCTCGAGGTGGATCTGATCACGGGGCGGACCCATCAGATTCGCGTGCACTTCGACTCGCTCAAGCACCCGGTGGTCGGGGACACCCGCTACGGGGGGCAGCCGTGGCGGAACCTCCGCGATCCCGTGAAGCACGCGGCGATCCAGCGGTTCCGGAGGCTCGCGCTCCACGCGGCACGGATCGCGCTCAGGCACCCGACGACCGGGGAGCCGCTCGCCCTCGAGGCGCCGATGCCCGCCGAGCTGGAATCCCTTCTCGCGACCCTGAGGAGGAACTCGTGAGCCGCGGGCGCCGACCGGCGGTGGCGATCCTCGGCGCGGGCCGGCTCGCCCGGGCGTTCCTCCCCGCGCTCATGGCCGCGGGGTACCCCTTGGCGGGGATCGCGTCCCGCACCCCGGGGTCCGCCCGGAAGCTCGTGCGGGGAATCAGGGGCGCGCGCGTCGCCGCCTCTCCCGAGGCCGCCGTCGAGCGGGCCGCGCTCGTCCTGCTCGCGGTCCCCGACCGGGAGATCGCGCCCCTCGCGAGACGACTGGCTCGTCGGATGCCATCGGGATGGCGGCTCCGGACCGTCCTGCACCACGCGGGGGCGCTGGGCCCCTCACCCTTGACTCCCCTCTCCCGGCTGGGCGCCGCGGTCGGGGTGATGCACCCGATGCAGGTGCTCGGCCGCTCTCGAGCGGCGGGAGCGGCGCTCCCCGGCAGCCGGGCGCGGATCGAGGGGGACCCCCGGGCCGCCAGGATCGCGCGCCGGCTCGCGCTCGACCTCGGCCTCGTGCCCGTCCGGTTCGCGCGGCCCCTCGGTCCGAAGGGCCGGGCCGCATGGCACGCGGCGGCGTCGTTGGCGTCGAACGATCTCGTCGCTCTCGTCTCGCTCGCCGTGGAGACGCTCGGCGCGGTCGGCCTCAGGGAGCCCGAGGCGCTCAAGGCGCTGCTGCCCATCGCGCGAGGCACCTTGGATCAACTCGCGGCAGGAGGGATCGAGGGCGCCCTGACCGGGCCCGTCGCGAGGGGCGACGTCGCGACGCTCATCTCGCAGCTCGTGGCTCTCCGTGGCGCGTGCCCCGAAGCCGCCGAGGCGCACCGCGTGCTCGCCCTGCGGCTGCTCGGGATCGCGGAAGCACGAGGCGGCCTCGCCGGCTCACCACGATCCCGTCTGCGCGGCGCGCTCGAAGCTCCCCGGCGTGGCCGGCGAAGGAGGGCGGGCGTATAGTACCCGGCTTGGAGGTCAACCCCGATGCGTTCCCGAGCCTCGCTGAGGGCGGCTGCCGTGCTGCCTTTCCTGATGGCCTTCGCCGCGCCGTGGTCGGCCACGACCGCGGTCGCGCAGATGACCGTCCCGGACACGAAGCCCGACGTCTACATCCCGGAGGACACGGGGGCGGGGATCTGGGACGGAACCTACGTCTACTCCTGCCGGGATTTCAAGATCGGGGCCTGGCTCAGGACCCGGGACGGGAAGCCGGAGATGAAGCTGCGGTACCAGTCGCTCCAGGCGCCGGAGACGTTCGAGACCGACTGGGACACCAACGCCAAGTACTACATCTCCGGCCAGCCCGCGACGTTCGAGGTGACCTACAAGAGTCGAGACGCCCGGCGGATCGAGGGGAGCTGGCACTGGGACGTGCAGTTCTCCGACTCGGGACGAACGGACGACGCGGCGTTCTCGATCTATCGCTCCGGCTGGGGGCGCAGCATGGTCTTCAGGTTCGACCGGGCGGAGCGCCAGGTTCGACGAGGCACGGAGGTGAGGCGGTACCCCAGCGTCCCCCCGCCCGTATGGACGTTCCACAAGGTCTCGAAGCGGATCGACGTCCTCTGGGAGGAGCTCCCCTTCTGACCTCGCGTCGGCCTCGTCCGTAGGTCCGGTCCCACGATGCGCCGCGCGCTCGCCGCCGCCGTCTTTCTCGTCGCGCTCGGAGCGTCGGCCGGCCCGCCGCTTCCCCCGGTTCTCCCGCTCTCCACCTCGCCCTTCCCGTGGCGCGCGTTCAAGCTCTGGGGCCCGCCCTCGGACCGCGCGATCCGGGAGCAGACGGAGTTCTTCGTCGGGCTCGGATTCAACTCGATCTGGATCTACTCGCACGAAGCCGGCCGGTGGGACCCGGTCTCCGCGCGCCGCGGGCCCTTCCTCGATCCGGCGTTCCTCGACTTGGCGACGTGGTGCCGGGAGCGCGGGGTGCGGATGCTGGTGTCCGTCAACCCGTCGTCGGATGCCGGCGGCCGGTTCGTGTTCGGCACCCGCGACGGAGAACGGAGAATCCGCAGGTTCTTCGCGCTCCTGCGCCGCGCGGGGGTCCGCGATTTCGTCCTCTCCTTCGACGACCTGCCGGTCGAGCTCCGCGACCTCCGAGACATCCTCCGCTACGGCCGGAGCGCGGCGCCCGCGCACCTGGACCTCGCTCGCCGGATCGCGCGCCACCTGCGCCGCGGCGACCGGCTGTGGCTGTGCGCGAGCGCCTACTGCGACGCCCACCTCGCCGACGGCCGGGGCCCCTACGCGGCGACGTTCCTCGCGGGGCTCCCGTCGCTCCCTCCCGACGTGGGAATCGTCTGGACGGGCAGCGCGCC is drawn from Terriglobia bacterium and contains these coding sequences:
- the ileS gene encoding isoleucine--tRNA ligase; the protein is MKADLPRREPTILEWWDRVDAYRKVREARRGMPPFVLHDGPPYANGNIHLGQALNKILKDFVVKSRSMMGHDAPYVPGWDCHGLPIEHRVDKELGSAKAGLTPLEVRALCREYAERFIGVQREEFRRLGVLWDRTLDNKEEAEHAVSRRAIYRTIDRTYEAEIVRQLGRFFAKGAVYFGEKPVHWCFSCKTALAEAEVEYEDRTDLSIYVKFPAEGLEARVAALAGRHVALVAWTTTPWTLPANLAVCLHPDFAYVAAEVGEETLIVAEGLFASVAKDLGWKGARIVAKFTGRELVGEGADWIGSRAPVKRPYAAPSGPAAGPGVLILGHHVTLDAGTGCVHTAPGHGAEDFAVGREYGLLPFNPVGDDGRFLPERVGPDWLKGTFVLDANERIVGDLAERGLLLRRDPCTHSYPHCWRCKNPVLFRSTPQWFISLDADGLRGKAVEEIHRSGWMPAFGEERIAQMVATRPDWCISRQRTWGVPIPLVVCGACFPEAPDAFVRDPALFEHLERVFLGEGSDAWFGVPDGARHRPYTSAAERLARLVPSGVACPKCGERGRLRFEEHIVDVWFESGVSHSAVLGRDGSLPWPSDLYLEGHDQYRGWFHSSLLVAVNDRARAPYRAVLTHGFTLDGDGKKMSKSLGNAISPIDVANERGADILRLWVSMVDFLEDMRLSEEILDRNAEAYRKIRNTFRYLLGNLDGFDPARDAVPFPEMEEIDRWALHQLEALRRRILAAYEARQYHAVYHGLHNFCAVTLSSFYLDVLKDRLYTAPRRSRARRSAQTVLHRLATDLVRLMAPLLCFTADEVWQELEALGGRERWRGSTVHAEMFPEPLSLPDDPGLLDRWERLLKVRLEVQRALEAARAAKRIGGSLEAKVRLEAPESTVQFLRSFGAGLRFLFITSGVEFGPVPDSAFRSDAEGGLGIDVARADGDKCARCWNYTTDVGTDGEWPGVCGRCAAAVREIVASPGAA
- the lspA gene encoding signal peptidase II translates to MTLGAAIAGRRGYFALSLAVLIADQASKVVADALLRGRGPVPVIPGCFSLWYSRNRGGLFGYFAGWEDPWRTVLLTVFPLMAIAAIAVFLVRTDEPDRRTLAGLAAILGGATGNLIDRALRGEVVDFLDAYVSHPRAAQWLADRFGTAHWPTFNLADSAIVAGAGLLLLDLVRPERAAQAPDGGAPEPAPRASRPPGEE
- a CDS encoding prolipoprotein diacylglyceryl transferase, producing the protein MHPILVDFGTHVLPLLGTTHLFLPTYGFLFALGVVAGWWWFLRRATRLGVDPDRAFNLTFYTLLGGLLGAKVSLLIVDWRYYLERPREILSTFRSAGVLMGGILVGAAVFVLYALRQRLPLHRLGDAIAAPLAVSQAVGRIGCFSAGCCWGVPARGVFGALTFTDPLAHERTGVPLGIPLFPTQLVEMAADLLLASVLTVLYRRKVRPEGSTFLWYVLLYSLIRGVIEIWRGDEQRGVYFGGVLSTSQILAVLAGLWALGMLVYYRFRREEPAGS
- a CDS encoding RluA family pseudouridine synthase, producing MRLAVPAEAEGSRLDVFLAARVPDRSRSAVRRLILDGRVRVNGRAAAKPSHSLASGAEVEIVLPPPLPPAPLPEPIPVDVIYEDEHLLAVLKPAGLVVHPGHGRASGTLVNALLGRGTPLAPAGGALRPGIVHRLDRETSGLVLVAKTDAAHRALSAAFARREIRKTYVALVWGHPDPRSGTIDRGIGRSRSDRTRMSVSASRSRRAVTSYRTIEALPGFALLEVDLITGRTHQIRVHFDSLKHPVVGDTRYGGQPWRNLRDPVKHAAIQRFRRLALHAARIALRHPTTGEPLALEAPMPAELESLLATLRRNS
- a CDS encoding DUF2520 domain-containing protein, which translates into the protein MSRGRRPAVAILGAGRLARAFLPALMAAGYPLAGIASRTPGSARKLVRGIRGARVAASPEAAVERAALVLLAVPDREIAPLARRLARRMPSGWRLRTVLHHAGALGPSPLTPLSRLGAAVGVMHPMQVLGRSRAAGAALPGSRARIEGDPRAARIARRLALDLGLVPVRFARPLGPKGRAAWHAAASLASNDLVALVSLAVETLGAVGLREPEALKALLPIARGTLDQLAAGGIEGALTGPVARGDVATLISQLVALRGACPEAAEAHRVLALRLLGIAEARGGLAGSPRSRLRGALEAPRRGRRRRAGV